From one Alosa alosa isolate M-15738 ecotype Scorff River chromosome 5, AALO_Geno_1.1, whole genome shotgun sequence genomic stretch:
- the spring1 gene encoding SREBP regulating gene protein yields the protein MVLRRLLRKRWVLGVVFGLSLIYFLTSTLKREERTIGDRTLLELRDSDHHIPWKVRFNLGNSSRQITQCRNSIQGKILLTDELGYVCERKDMLVNGCCNVNSPSSRQYICKTCLANGCCSIYEYCVSCCLQPDKQPLLEHFLNRAAEGFQNLFTAVEDHFELCLAKCRTSSQSVQHENTYRNPQAKYCYGESPPELLPI from the exons ATGGTGTTACGTAGACTCTTGAGGAAGCGTTGGGTCTTGGGGGTTGTTTTTGGATTGTCCCTGATCTACTTTCTCACCAGTACATTAAAGCGG GAGGAGCGGACCATCGGAGACCGGACCCTCTTGGAATTGAGGGACTCCGATCATCACATTCCATGGAAGGTCCGATTCAATTTGGGCAATAGCAGCAGACAGATAACACAATGCAGGAATTCTATACAGGGCAAGATTCTCCTCACAGACGAATTAG GTTATGTATGTGAGCGAAAGGACATGTTGGTGAATGGCTGCTGTAACGTAAATTCACCTAGTTCACGCCAGTACATTTGCAAAACCTGCCTGGCCAATGGATGCTGCAGCATCTATGAATACTGTGTATCTTGTTGCCTTCAACCTGACAAG CAACCTCTTCTGGAGCACTTTCTCAACCGGGCTGCAGAGGGGTTTCAGAACCTTTTCACAGCAGTGGAAGATCACTTTGAGCTTTGCCTAGCCAAGTGCAGGACTTCTTCACAA AGTGTTCAGCATGAAAACACGTACAGGAATCCACAAGCCAAATACTGCTATGGAGAAAGCCCACCAGAGCTTCTGCCAATATGA
- the rnft2 gene encoding RING finger and transmembrane domain-containing protein 2 isoform X1, with amino-acid sequence METFFGICARSSFGTLADRLGAMQRRHSSNTDGMPPERNRSQTLGSESSLDEGGVFDCLKPDSPTTPQQLFSGLVGVSSGAVTSAPFQAAGLVLGSPPDVFIQMTTSSREEGSHRTESQPFLPRQAQHHHHHHHFHQASQSRSSLLHSASSSATDRHSSRDEGGEDPSTPAPALSELKAVVSWLQRGIPFILILLVKVCFQHKLGISVCIGMASTFAFANSALKHQVSLREERSVFVTLWIVVFLAGNIAYLYYTFSSEELYNSLIFAKPSINSFDFFDLIWVVGITDFVLKYITIGFKCVILFLPKILLAFKSRGKFYLVIEELSQLFRALVPIQLWYKYIMGEDPSNSYFLGAMLIIIYSLCKSFDVCGRISAIRKALVVLCSSQSYGMRASSQQCTEAGDVCAICQSEFRDPVALLCQHVFCEDCLCQWFDRERTCPLCRSAVIETVRCWKDGTTSAHFQIY; translated from the exons ATGGAGACGTTCTTTGGAATATGTGCCAGGTCCAG TTTTGGAACACTTGCTGACAGACTGGGTGCCATGCAGAGAAGACACAGCAGCAACACAGATGGCATGCCACCAGAGAG GAACAGGAGCCAAACACTAGGCTCTGAAAGCAGCCTTGATGAAGGTGGAGTATTTGACTGCCTCAAGCCAGACTCTCCCACAACCCCTCAGCAACTCTTCTCTGGATTGGTCGGGGTGTCGTCTGGCGCGGTGACCTCAGCACCCTTCCAGGCTGCCGGGCTGGTCTTGGGCTCGCCTCCAGACGTGTTCATCCAGATGACCACGTCCTCCAGGGAGGAGGGTTCCCACCGCACTGAGAGCCAGCCATTCCTGCCTCGCCAGGCCcagcaccatcatcaccatcaccacttcCATCAGGCATCGCAGAGCCGCTCCTCGTTGCTGCACTCGGCCTCTTCCTCCGCCACTGACCGCCACAGCAGCCGGGACGAGGGGGGCGAGGACCCCTCCACCCCTGCGCCAGCCCTCTCGGAGCTCAAGGCAGTGGTCAGCTGGTTGCAGAGGGGCATCCCCTTTATCCTAATACTCCTTGTCAAAGTCTGTTTCCAGCATAAGTTAG GTATTTCTGTATGCATTGGAATGGCAAGCACATTTGCCTTTGCCAACTCGGCTCTGAAACACCAGGTGTCTTTACGG GAGGAGAGGTCTGTGTTTGTCACGCTATGGATCGTGGTTTTCCTTGCAGGGAACATTGCGTATCTGTATTACACGTTTAGTTCAGAAGAGCTCTACAACAG CCTTATATTTGCCAAGCCAAGTATCAACAGCTTTGACTTCTTCGATCTCATCTGGGTGGTTGGCATCACTGATTTTGTCCTGAAGTATATCACCATTGGATTCAAATGCGTCATTCTGTTTCTTCCCAAAATCCTCCTGGCTTTCAAATCCAGG GGGAAGTTCTATTTGGTCATTGAGGAGCTGAGTCAACTATTCCGGGCTTTGGTGCCCATCCAGTTGTGGTACAAGTACATTATGGGGGAAGACCCTTCAAACAGCTATTTCCTTGGTGCCATGCTGATAATCATTTACAGCCTTTGCAAG tccttCGATGTCTGTGGGAGAATATCAGCCATCCGCAAAGCTTTGGTGGTTCTGTGTAGCTCTCAG AGTTACGGTATGAGGGCTAGCAGCCAGCAGTGCACTGAAGCAGGAGACGTGTGTGCCATCTGCCAGTCTGAGTTCAGAGACCCTGTGGCTTTGCTCTGCCAG CATGTCTTCTGTGAGGACTGTCTGTGCCAGTGGTTTGATCGAGAGCGAACATGCCCGTTGTGTCGCTCGGCAGTCATTGAGACGGTACGCTGCTGGAAGGATGGCACCACCTCGGCACACTTTCAGATCTATTAG
- the rnft2 gene encoding RING finger and transmembrane domain-containing protein 2 isoform X2, whose translation MFSFGTLADRLGAMQRRHSSNTDGMPPERNRSQTLGSESSLDEGGVFDCLKPDSPTTPQQLFSGLVGVSSGAVTSAPFQAAGLVLGSPPDVFIQMTTSSREEGSHRTESQPFLPRQAQHHHHHHHFHQASQSRSSLLHSASSSATDRHSSRDEGGEDPSTPAPALSELKAVVSWLQRGIPFILILLVKVCFQHKLGISVCIGMASTFAFANSALKHQVSLREERSVFVTLWIVVFLAGNIAYLYYTFSSEELYNSLIFAKPSINSFDFFDLIWVVGITDFVLKYITIGFKCVILFLPKILLAFKSRGKFYLVIEELSQLFRALVPIQLWYKYIMGEDPSNSYFLGAMLIIIYSLCKSFDVCGRISAIRKALVVLCSSQSYGMRASSQQCTEAGDVCAICQSEFRDPVALLCQHVFCEDCLCQWFDRERTCPLCRSAVIETVRCWKDGTTSAHFQIY comes from the exons ATGTTCAGTTTTGGAACACTTGCTGACAGACTGGGTGCCATGCAGAGAAGACACAGCAGCAACACAGATGGCATGCCACCAGAGAG GAACAGGAGCCAAACACTAGGCTCTGAAAGCAGCCTTGATGAAGGTGGAGTATTTGACTGCCTCAAGCCAGACTCTCCCACAACCCCTCAGCAACTCTTCTCTGGATTGGTCGGGGTGTCGTCTGGCGCGGTGACCTCAGCACCCTTCCAGGCTGCCGGGCTGGTCTTGGGCTCGCCTCCAGACGTGTTCATCCAGATGACCACGTCCTCCAGGGAGGAGGGTTCCCACCGCACTGAGAGCCAGCCATTCCTGCCTCGCCAGGCCcagcaccatcatcaccatcaccacttcCATCAGGCATCGCAGAGCCGCTCCTCGTTGCTGCACTCGGCCTCTTCCTCCGCCACTGACCGCCACAGCAGCCGGGACGAGGGGGGCGAGGACCCCTCCACCCCTGCGCCAGCCCTCTCGGAGCTCAAGGCAGTGGTCAGCTGGTTGCAGAGGGGCATCCCCTTTATCCTAATACTCCTTGTCAAAGTCTGTTTCCAGCATAAGTTAG GTATTTCTGTATGCATTGGAATGGCAAGCACATTTGCCTTTGCCAACTCGGCTCTGAAACACCAGGTGTCTTTACGG GAGGAGAGGTCTGTGTTTGTCACGCTATGGATCGTGGTTTTCCTTGCAGGGAACATTGCGTATCTGTATTACACGTTTAGTTCAGAAGAGCTCTACAACAG CCTTATATTTGCCAAGCCAAGTATCAACAGCTTTGACTTCTTCGATCTCATCTGGGTGGTTGGCATCACTGATTTTGTCCTGAAGTATATCACCATTGGATTCAAATGCGTCATTCTGTTTCTTCCCAAAATCCTCCTGGCTTTCAAATCCAGG GGGAAGTTCTATTTGGTCATTGAGGAGCTGAGTCAACTATTCCGGGCTTTGGTGCCCATCCAGTTGTGGTACAAGTACATTATGGGGGAAGACCCTTCAAACAGCTATTTCCTTGGTGCCATGCTGATAATCATTTACAGCCTTTGCAAG tccttCGATGTCTGTGGGAGAATATCAGCCATCCGCAAAGCTTTGGTGGTTCTGTGTAGCTCTCAG AGTTACGGTATGAGGGCTAGCAGCCAGCAGTGCACTGAAGCAGGAGACGTGTGTGCCATCTGCCAGTCTGAGTTCAGAGACCCTGTGGCTTTGCTCTGCCAG CATGTCTTCTGTGAGGACTGTCTGTGCCAGTGGTTTGATCGAGAGCGAACATGCCCGTTGTGTCGCTCGGCAGTCATTGAGACGGTACGCTGCTGGAAGGATGGCACCACCTCGGCACACTTTCAGATCTATTAG
- the rnft2 gene encoding RING finger and transmembrane domain-containing protein 2 isoform X3, translating into MQRRHSSNTDGMPPERNRSQTLGSESSLDEGGVFDCLKPDSPTTPQQLFSGLVGVSSGAVTSAPFQAAGLVLGSPPDVFIQMTTSSREEGSHRTESQPFLPRQAQHHHHHHHFHQASQSRSSLLHSASSSATDRHSSRDEGGEDPSTPAPALSELKAVVSWLQRGIPFILILLVKVCFQHKLGISVCIGMASTFAFANSALKHQVSLREERSVFVTLWIVVFLAGNIAYLYYTFSSEELYNSLIFAKPSINSFDFFDLIWVVGITDFVLKYITIGFKCVILFLPKILLAFKSRGKFYLVIEELSQLFRALVPIQLWYKYIMGEDPSNSYFLGAMLIIIYSLCKSFDVCGRISAIRKALVVLCSSQSYGMRASSQQCTEAGDVCAICQSEFRDPVALLCQHVFCEDCLCQWFDRERTCPLCRSAVIETVRCWKDGTTSAHFQIY; encoded by the exons ATGCAGAGAAGACACAGCAGCAACACAGATGGCATGCCACCAGAGAG GAACAGGAGCCAAACACTAGGCTCTGAAAGCAGCCTTGATGAAGGTGGAGTATTTGACTGCCTCAAGCCAGACTCTCCCACAACCCCTCAGCAACTCTTCTCTGGATTGGTCGGGGTGTCGTCTGGCGCGGTGACCTCAGCACCCTTCCAGGCTGCCGGGCTGGTCTTGGGCTCGCCTCCAGACGTGTTCATCCAGATGACCACGTCCTCCAGGGAGGAGGGTTCCCACCGCACTGAGAGCCAGCCATTCCTGCCTCGCCAGGCCcagcaccatcatcaccatcaccacttcCATCAGGCATCGCAGAGCCGCTCCTCGTTGCTGCACTCGGCCTCTTCCTCCGCCACTGACCGCCACAGCAGCCGGGACGAGGGGGGCGAGGACCCCTCCACCCCTGCGCCAGCCCTCTCGGAGCTCAAGGCAGTGGTCAGCTGGTTGCAGAGGGGCATCCCCTTTATCCTAATACTCCTTGTCAAAGTCTGTTTCCAGCATAAGTTAG GTATTTCTGTATGCATTGGAATGGCAAGCACATTTGCCTTTGCCAACTCGGCTCTGAAACACCAGGTGTCTTTACGG GAGGAGAGGTCTGTGTTTGTCACGCTATGGATCGTGGTTTTCCTTGCAGGGAACATTGCGTATCTGTATTACACGTTTAGTTCAGAAGAGCTCTACAACAG CCTTATATTTGCCAAGCCAAGTATCAACAGCTTTGACTTCTTCGATCTCATCTGGGTGGTTGGCATCACTGATTTTGTCCTGAAGTATATCACCATTGGATTCAAATGCGTCATTCTGTTTCTTCCCAAAATCCTCCTGGCTTTCAAATCCAGG GGGAAGTTCTATTTGGTCATTGAGGAGCTGAGTCAACTATTCCGGGCTTTGGTGCCCATCCAGTTGTGGTACAAGTACATTATGGGGGAAGACCCTTCAAACAGCTATTTCCTTGGTGCCATGCTGATAATCATTTACAGCCTTTGCAAG tccttCGATGTCTGTGGGAGAATATCAGCCATCCGCAAAGCTTTGGTGGTTCTGTGTAGCTCTCAG AGTTACGGTATGAGGGCTAGCAGCCAGCAGTGCACTGAAGCAGGAGACGTGTGTGCCATCTGCCAGTCTGAGTTCAGAGACCCTGTGGCTTTGCTCTGCCAG CATGTCTTCTGTGAGGACTGTCTGTGCCAGTGGTTTGATCGAGAGCGAACATGCCCGTTGTGTCGCTCGGCAGTCATTGAGACGGTACGCTGCTGGAAGGATGGCACCACCTCGGCACACTTTCAGATCTATTAG